From the Exiguobacterium aurantiacum genome, one window contains:
- a CDS encoding IS1182 family transposase produces the protein MIRKSTESETNRTQLEMVTLDELVPADHLVRKIEAVIDFEFIYPLVEDLYSEDRGRPSVDPVVLIKMAFLQYLFGIRSMRQTIREIETNVAYRWFLGFGFTDKVPHFSTFGKNYVRRFQYTSLFDDIFYHILEQAADAGFIDRAVLFVDSTHVKANANKRKLVKKTVRQEVKHYQEQLDAEVERDREESGKKPLGPKKNQAEETKEIKVSTTDPESGYYVKGEREKQFAYSVHAASDAHGFVLGAIVTPGNVHDSVAFPDLLDKVSDRLIQPFAVAADSAYKNPAIAKLLIDRGILPVFPYTRPKGKKGAFKTKDFIYDEHHDVYICPNNELLTYSTTMREGKRKYVSNPAVCVNCPLLEQCTKSQKHQRIIERHLWQPYMDEVEDLRHTELNRNIYDRRKQTVERVFADAKEKHGMRWTRYRGLEKVSMQAMLTFAALNLKKMAGWAWKNAQPA, from the coding sequence ATGATCAGGAAATCAACAGAATCGGAAACCAATCGGACACAACTGGAAATGGTCACGCTCGACGAGCTTGTGCCAGCGGACCATCTGGTCCGAAAAATCGAGGCGGTGATCGACTTTGAGTTCATCTATCCGCTCGTGGAGGACTTATATTCTGAGGACCGTGGCCGGCCAAGCGTCGACCCTGTCGTCCTGATCAAGATGGCCTTCCTTCAGTACCTGTTCGGTATCCGATCCATGCGACAGACGATTCGTGAGATCGAGACGAACGTCGCATACCGTTGGTTTCTCGGGTTCGGGTTCACGGACAAGGTGCCACATTTCTCGACGTTCGGGAAGAACTATGTGCGTCGGTTCCAGTACACGAGCTTGTTCGACGACATCTTCTATCATATCCTTGAACAGGCTGCTGACGCAGGGTTCATCGATCGTGCCGTCCTATTCGTCGACTCGACACACGTCAAAGCGAACGCAAACAAGCGGAAGCTCGTCAAGAAGACCGTCCGGCAAGAGGTGAAGCACTATCAAGAACAACTCGATGCCGAGGTCGAGCGAGACCGCGAAGAAAGTGGAAAGAAGCCCTTAGGGCCAAAAAAGAATCAGGCGGAGGAGACGAAGGAAATCAAGGTCAGCACGACAGACCCTGAGAGTGGATATTACGTGAAGGGTGAGCGTGAGAAGCAGTTCGCTTACTCGGTCCATGCGGCGAGCGACGCCCATGGGTTCGTGCTCGGTGCTATCGTCACACCGGGTAACGTGCACGATAGTGTAGCGTTCCCCGATCTGCTCGACAAGGTCTCCGACCGCCTGATTCAACCGTTCGCCGTCGCCGCCGACTCCGCCTATAAAAATCCGGCCATTGCCAAGCTGCTGATTGACCGTGGGATCCTGCCGGTCTTCCCATACACCCGCCCGAAGGGTAAGAAGGGCGCCTTCAAGACCAAGGATTTCATCTACGACGAGCACCATGACGTCTACATCTGCCCAAACAACGAGTTATTAACGTACAGCACGACGATGCGCGAGGGGAAACGCAAGTACGTCTCGAATCCTGCGGTTTGTGTGAACTGCCCGCTGCTCGAGCAGTGCACGAAGAGCCAGAAGCACCAGCGGATCATCGAGCGGCACCTCTGGCAACCCTATATGGACGAGGTCGAAGACCTCCGCCACACGGAATTGAACCGCAACATCTATGACCGTCGTAAACAGACGGTCGAGCGCGTGTTCGCGGACGCAAAAGAGAAGCATGGCATGCGTTGGACCCGTTATCGGGGACTTGAAAAAGTTTCAATGCAGGCGATGCTTACTTTTGCTGCCCTCAATCTTAAGAAGATGGCGGGCTGGGCATGGAAGAACGCCCAGCCCGCCTGA
- a CDS encoding glycoside hydrolase family 1 protein: MKQVAKNFLWGGATAANQFEGGYQEGGKGLSIADVMPGGKDRMEIIHDPTFDFELHDEYTYPNHEGIDFYHHYKEDIALFKEMGFKTFRMSIAWSRIFPNGDELEPNEEGLKFYDRVIDELVAQGIEPLVTISHYELPLHLATAYGGWRDRRLVTFFERYSRVLFERYQGKVKYWLTFNEINGAQFMPMLSLGMAIREGDDQLQLTYQGLHHQLVASALATKAAREIDPSMQIGCMLIAAPVYPYSSNPEDVWYAHDAERMMNFFCGDVHVRGEYPSFAKRFFRENGIELVMEDGDLETLKANTVDFFSLSYYMSRTEKAEKTEDEAAGNIMSGVKNPYLKASDWGWEIDPMGLRVILNKLYERYELPLFIVENGLGAYDKVEANGSVHDDYRIEYLRDHLKAMVEAIEDGVDVIGYTSWGCIDLVSASTGEYSKRYGFIYVDKHDDGSGTLERSRKDSFFWYQDVIQTDGASLFEDEKVK, from the coding sequence ATGAAACAAGTAGCGAAGAACTTTTTATGGGGTGGCGCCACTGCGGCGAACCAATTTGAAGGCGGATACCAAGAAGGTGGCAAAGGACTGTCGATTGCGGATGTGATGCCGGGCGGCAAGGACCGAATGGAAATCATTCATGACCCGACATTCGATTTCGAGTTGCATGACGAGTACACATACCCGAACCATGAAGGCATCGATTTCTATCATCACTACAAGGAAGACATCGCCCTCTTCAAAGAGATGGGCTTCAAGACATTCCGCATGTCGATCGCTTGGTCGCGCATCTTCCCGAATGGAGATGAGCTCGAGCCGAACGAGGAAGGGCTCAAATTCTATGACCGCGTCATCGATGAACTCGTCGCACAAGGAATCGAGCCACTCGTCACGATTTCACATTACGAGTTGCCGCTCCACTTGGCGACAGCATACGGGGGTTGGCGCGACCGTCGCCTCGTGACATTCTTCGAGCGTTATAGTCGTGTCTTGTTCGAACGTTACCAAGGCAAGGTCAAGTATTGGCTTACGTTCAACGAAATCAACGGGGCCCAATTCATGCCGATGCTCAGTCTCGGGATGGCAATCCGTGAAGGGGACGACCAGTTGCAATTGACGTACCAAGGATTGCACCATCAACTTGTGGCAAGTGCCCTCGCGACAAAAGCGGCGCGGGAAATCGATCCGTCGATGCAAATCGGCTGCATGCTCATCGCGGCACCGGTCTATCCATACAGTTCGAACCCGGAAGACGTCTGGTACGCGCATGACGCCGAGCGGATGATGAACTTTTTCTGCGGCGATGTTCACGTCCGCGGTGAATATCCGTCGTTCGCGAAACGATTCTTCCGTGAGAATGGGATTGAACTCGTGATGGAAGACGGGGACCTTGAGACGCTGAAGGCGAACACGGTCGACTTCTTCTCGCTCAGCTACTACATGTCGCGTACCGAGAAAGCAGAGAAGACAGAAGACGAGGCAGCCGGGAACATCATGAGCGGAGTGAAAAACCCTTACCTGAAAGCGAGCGACTGGGGTTGGGAAATCGATCCGATGGGACTTCGCGTCATTTTAAACAAGCTGTACGAGCGCTATGAATTGCCGCTCTTCATCGTCGAGAACGGTCTCGGGGCTTATGACAAGGTCGAAGCAAATGGTTCGGTCCATGACGATTATCGGATTGAGTACTTGCGTGACCATTTGAAAGCGATGGTGGAGGCGATTGAAGACGGTGTCGACGTCATCGGCTATACGAGCTGGGGCTGTATCGACCTCGTCAGCGCATCGACCGGGGAGTACAGCAAACGTTACGGCTTCATTTATGTCGATAAGCATGACGACGGGTCAGGGACACTCGAGCGTTCGCGCAAAGATTCGTTCTTCTGGTATCAAGACGTCATCCAGACGGACGGGGCGAGCTTGTTCGAAGATGAGAAAGTAAAATAA
- a CDS encoding beta-glucoside-specific PTS transporter subunit IIABC produces the protein MSQTKTLAADIIRHVGGKDNVKSVFHCATRLRFKLKDEQKANPEALKNHDGVITVVQSGGQFQVVIGNNVPYVYKDVVEAGGFQTSSNDDTEKTGVFNRLIDVIAGIFTPILGPMAGSGLLKGLLAILVALGLLTQDMGTYIVLNAAADALFYFLPVILGHSAAKKFGGNPYIGMIIGGALVYPAIVAMQGAGESLSFLTVPVVLMSYASSVIPIILAAYVSSKVETFFNKHTHEAVRNFTTPMMALLIVVPLTFLAIGPVATYASQGLAGGYSFLYELSPVVAIAFIGAFWQVLVMFGLHWGLVPIIINNLAVVGMDTIVVGVLMATFGQVGATLAITLKARDPKTKGLGTSSTIAGVFGITEPAIYGLTLPRKKPFVFGMVGGAAGGVVGGMLGTAAYAMGGLGVFSIPVMIPATGLDMTFYGALIGLAVATLVSFGLTFAFHKEIETGEQTTAEVAPAVSDYVGFPVSAPVRGEAVSLETVRDEVFSSGAMGKGLAIMPTEGVVYAPFDGEVVTVFQSKHAIGLRSHSGVEVLIHVGLDTVQLGGKHFETFVQSGQRVTEGDVLVKFDLEAIAQAGYDTITPVIVTNTGNYLDVLPTHVGIVEPNHGVLRVLA, from the coding sequence ATGAGCCAAACAAAAACGCTCGCGGCGGACATCATTCGTCACGTCGGCGGGAAAGACAACGTCAAAAGCGTGTTCCATTGTGCGACACGGCTACGTTTTAAATTGAAAGATGAACAGAAAGCCAATCCTGAAGCGTTAAAAAATCATGACGGTGTCATCACGGTCGTCCAAAGCGGCGGCCAGTTCCAAGTCGTCATCGGCAACAACGTCCCGTATGTCTACAAGGATGTGGTCGAGGCAGGCGGGTTCCAGACTTCATCGAACGACGATACGGAAAAAACGGGTGTCTTTAACCGTTTGATTGATGTAATCGCTGGGATTTTCACCCCGATTCTCGGTCCAATGGCCGGAAGCGGTCTATTAAAGGGGTTACTCGCCATTCTCGTCGCCCTCGGCCTGCTCACACAAGACATGGGCACGTACATCGTCTTGAACGCAGCAGCCGATGCGCTCTTTTACTTCCTACCGGTCATCCTTGGCCATTCGGCAGCGAAGAAGTTTGGCGGCAATCCGTATATCGGGATGATTATCGGAGGTGCGCTCGTCTATCCGGCCATTGTCGCGATGCAAGGTGCGGGCGAGTCACTCTCATTCCTCACGGTGCCGGTCGTCTTGATGAGTTACGCGTCATCGGTCATTCCAATCATCTTGGCGGCGTATGTGTCATCGAAAGTCGAGACGTTCTTTAACAAACATACGCATGAGGCGGTCCGTAACTTCACGACCCCGATGATGGCGCTCTTGATCGTCGTTCCGCTCACGTTCCTCGCCATCGGTCCGGTCGCGACATACGCGAGCCAAGGTCTCGCCGGCGGCTACTCGTTTTTATATGAACTCAGCCCGGTCGTCGCCATCGCCTTCATCGGTGCATTTTGGCAAGTGCTCGTCATGTTCGGTCTCCATTGGGGGCTCGTGCCGATCATCATCAACAACTTGGCGGTCGTCGGCATGGATACGATCGTCGTCGGGGTACTCATGGCGACATTCGGTCAAGTCGGAGCGACGCTCGCGATCACATTGAAAGCGCGTGACCCGAAAACGAAAGGGCTCGGGACGTCATCGACGATTGCCGGCGTGTTCGGCATCACCGAGCCAGCGATTTATGGATTGACGCTCCCGCGCAAAAAACCGTTCGTCTTTGGGATGGTTGGCGGCGCGGCCGGCGGCGTCGTCGGCGGTATGCTCGGGACGGCGGCTTACGCGATGGGTGGTCTCGGCGTGTTCAGTATCCCGGTCATGATTCCGGCGACGGGTCTCGATATGACGTTCTACGGCGCCTTGATCGGTCTTGCAGTCGCGACACTCGTCTCGTTCGGACTCACGTTCGCATTCCATAAAGAAATCGAGACAGGCGAACAGACAACGGCAGAAGTAGCGCCGGCCGTATCGGATTACGTCGGGTTCCCGGTATCGGCTCCAGTTAGAGGAGAAGCGGTTTCCCTCGAGACCGTTCGTGACGAAGTGTTCTCGAGCGGCGCGATGGGGAAAGGACTTGCCATCATGCCGACAGAAGGGGTCGTCTACGCCCCATTCGATGGTGAGGTCGTCACAGTCTTCCAATCGAAACACGCCATCGGCCTCCGGTCGCATAGCGGCGTCGAGGTGTTGATTCACGTCGGGCTCGACACGGTCCAGCTCGGTGGGAAACATTTTGAAACGTTCGTCCAATCTGGACAGCGTGTGACCGAAGGCGATGTATTGGTAAAATTTGATTTAGAAGCCATCGCCCAAGCCGGTTACGACACGATTACCCCGGTAATTGTCACGAATACAGGGAATTACTTAGATGTCTTGCCGACACATGTCGGTATCGTCGAACCAAACCACGGCGTCTTGCGCGTCTTAGCCTAA
- the licT gene encoding BglG family transcription antiterminator LicT — translation MQISKVFNNNVVAIQANGQEQVVMGRGIAFQKRPGDAIDQARIEKVFTLESKESQERFVHFLNEMPAAEMDTVKEIVKLSETRLEKAVHDSLYVTLADHIHFALSRYRDGIIIRNPLVWEVKRFYGPEFTIGKEAVALINERHDVKLDEDEAVAIALHIVNATMSGAKGENLHLVTEMTRATQAILTIITYHFQIDLDEESYAYSRFLTHLKYFVQRLASGEQIKPGGDETLFEMVKLRYPDAYECVEKIAGLIATKYNYEVSTDERLYMMIHIENLMKERRS, via the coding sequence ATGCAGATTTCAAAAGTGTTCAACAACAACGTCGTGGCGATTCAAGCGAACGGTCAAGAACAAGTCGTCATGGGACGAGGGATTGCGTTTCAAAAACGTCCGGGCGATGCGATTGATCAAGCACGGATTGAAAAAGTCTTTACGCTCGAGAGTAAAGAGAGCCAAGAGCGATTTGTTCATTTTTTGAATGAGATGCCGGCGGCGGAGATGGATACGGTCAAAGAGATTGTCAAGTTGTCGGAGACGCGACTTGAGAAGGCAGTCCATGATTCGCTATACGTGACCCTTGCCGATCACATCCATTTCGCCCTCAGTCGGTATCGGGATGGAATCATCATTCGGAACCCGCTCGTTTGGGAAGTGAAACGATTTTACGGACCCGAGTTCACCATCGGGAAAGAAGCGGTCGCCCTCATCAACGAGCGCCACGACGTCAAGTTAGACGAAGACGAGGCGGTCGCCATCGCACTTCATATAGTCAACGCGACGATGTCGGGCGCCAAAGGTGAGAATTTGCATCTCGTCACCGAGATGACACGCGCCACACAAGCAATCCTTACCATCATCACGTACCATTTTCAAATCGATTTGGATGAAGAGTCATACGCCTACTCGCGATTTTTGACCCACTTGAAGTATTTCGTGCAACGGCTTGCTTCAGGTGAGCAGATTAAGCCGGGTGGCGACGAGACGTTGTTTGAGATGGTGAAGCTGCGTTATCCGGACGCTTACGAATGTGTCGAGAAAATCGCTGGTCTGATCGCCACGAAGTACAATTATGAGGTCTCGACCGATGAGCGGTTGTATATGATGATTCATATCGAAAACTTAATGAAAGAAAGACGATCCTAA
- a CDS encoding AAA family ATPase, which produces MGLNLFLRGVRLERDRIETPGYPFSLPIFEGFDELTLTKPVTFLVGENGSGKSTLVEGMAIAAGFNPEGGATTFRFETESTHSPLFEALRPIRGAYRPKDGFFLRAETAYQLSSYVDEIARTSPDPERFYASYGGRSLHEQSHGEAFLSLMLHRFRGGGLYILDEPEAALSPMRQLTMLARMHELVQSGSQFIIATHSPILMSYPDADILQVETGLRPTTFDELEHVRVMRDFLAAPERMQRILFE; this is translated from the coding sequence ATGGGACTAAACTTATTTTTGCGGGGCGTGCGTTTGGAACGGGACCGCATCGAGACACCGGGCTATCCGTTCTCGCTACCGATTTTTGAAGGGTTCGATGAACTGACGTTGACGAAGCCGGTCACGTTCTTGGTTGGCGAGAATGGGAGTGGAAAATCGACGTTGGTCGAAGGGATGGCTATCGCCGCCGGGTTCAATCCGGAAGGTGGGGCGACGACGTTCCGCTTTGAGACCGAATCGACGCATAGCCCGCTGTTCGAGGCACTTCGTCCGATTCGGGGCGCTTACCGGCCGAAGGACGGATTTTTCCTCCGGGCCGAGACGGCGTATCAATTGTCGAGCTATGTGGATGAGATTGCCCGGACGTCTCCTGACCCGGAACGGTTCTATGCGTCCTACGGCGGTCGGTCGCTCCATGAGCAGTCGCACGGAGAGGCGTTCCTGTCGCTCATGCTCCACCGTTTCCGGGGTGGCGGGCTCTATATATTGGACGAGCCTGAGGCCGCCTTGTCGCCGATGCGACAGTTAACGATGCTCGCACGGATGCATGAACTCGTACAATCGGGGAGTCAATTCATCATCGCCACCCATTCGCCGATTCTCATGTCGTATCCTGACGCCGACATCCTCCAAGTCGAGACGGGACTCCGACCGACGACGTTCGACGAACTCGAGCACGTACGTGTGATGCGTGATTTTTTAGCGGCGCCGGAACGGATGCAACGCATCCTATTCGAGTAA